The window aaaattatataGCCTCCTCTATGTAAAATTAGTTTGTTGTCTGTTAAGGTTTACATTAAGTGTTTCTATGTTTTGCTTTATTATGGCatttttacacatacatttaaaacctGAATGAAATGTTTCTAACAAGGCAGGTACTCCTTTTGATGCCTATCATTGATGACTTTCAAAAAGGCATAATGGCAAAGAAAAAAGTTCTTATCATGCTATGGTAATTACACATTCAGTATGGATTACAATGGTGTATTTATAGTTGTTGCCCTGAAGATAAATTTGAACTCTAAAAATAACCTCCTTGTTGTGAAATTGCTAAACAATGGTTACCTCAGTGGGTACTGTCCAACCTGTTTTGTGAGCATGGCAATATCTTTTGTCACATCTTAGTTAAATATGAACAGTCAAATAAGCACATGTCATTTCTCTATGCTATGTCAGTATAAGAAACTCTTCCAGAGGAGCAGCAGGAACAGAATTCTATAGCCAATAAGCAGCATCAGGTTTCTCCATCATTACAATTTACGAAGTAAGAAATCTATTTTCCAGGGAAACAATGCAATATTGCATTGAATGTGTTATTTCAACCATTACTGAAGTTAATGCAGAAGTATATCAGTTTTTGTAAGCATTCACAGAAGTGCATCAGTACCTCAATAAAACTATTTGTGAATTGTGAATTCTCCGAAATGATCTATCAAAAAGACTTGGCACAAAAAATTTCTGACCAAAATACAAATGTCTATTTGGTTATTTGATATCTTGCCTCATGCAGTTCAAAGACCGATATCCATAGTACCTTTGCACAAAGACTGCAAAaccttacattttttaaacttttgttaagaagaaattaatttttttatttcaacagaAATATTAATTGCTCCGTACTGCTAGTACTGTTGCTCTGTAAGCCAAGTGTCTCTGATGTCTATGTATTCGAAAAATGCAAACTATTTTTTGCTTCCAGTCTATTTTTAGAAGTCATACAAgttcccagaaaaaaaatatacattcttCTGAATATGAGGTTGTGTTTAACTTATAGAggtaatattttcttaaaatagaaatgttttCAGCCCATGAATTGAAAACAATTTGTCTCCTGACAAATTTgctattaaattttaaaaacgtAATGATTTCCGtaattcattacatttttaaaatatacctcAAGATTATTACTGttgctagcagccatatcaccctgcagctctcaactggatgtccactgaagctaagcagggttgggcctggtcagtacctagatgggagacctcctgggaagctacagtatggttgctgctggaagtggcgTTAGTGGGACCTGCAGTAtggcagggacactatactgtagtggacgccatcttttggatgagacattaaaccgaggtcctgactctcagtggtcattaaagatcgcCGGGCATTTcccgataagagtagggagttatcccggtgtctggGCTGAATttcccccttggcctttaccgtggcctccaaattgtccccatgtgtgattggcttgcacttgtcctgcgatggactggtgtcctgtccatggtgtaccctgccttgcactcgttgctttccgggtaggctctggcttcccgcgacaccgtatggtataaagcgatTTGGCAAGTGACATGATATGACATGATTATTACTTTTCCAGataatggatattttatacaagTATTACTTGTTTAGTGTTATGGGAATAGGTATATTTCTCATACATGTAAAGATATTCAAAAGATGAAGTTGCTTTATTTAAACTAAGATACATTATACTAAGGCTTCACACACCACAGTGTATTAGACTGCAGGCACGTTTTCAGTCCATCTGGAACTTTTACAAACTGAACCAGCTTGATATTAAGTGGACCATTTTACCAACTTCTCCCAGCTCTCAGTTCCTACTGCTTTAAGAGACTTGGTAAGCCTACTCACTTCCAGGGCCAGAATTGGAATCTCCtgctttaaagaaattaaaaaacaagtaaatgttGACAAAATGTACACTTCCTTTTTTCAGTTATGAAGCTATGACTAATTGCATGTTCATGTTTTAATCTAGTGGGCAACATCAAgctatctttttttatttctgcgtGCACTGGATCCATGGTTTTTCCAACTCCAGCCCTGGAGAATTGCATTCCGTCAGGTTTTATAGGTCACTTTAAATCAGCAGTATCTGAAGAGCTGGGAAAAGCTGTTAAAATGCTGCATTTAAGCCAGATAGTTATTTCAAatgtttcattatgagctgcTATGCTATTAAAGTCTATAGAACAGAAGCTCTCCAGAAATGGGCTTGAGACCTCTGGCACTGGAGAATATGAAGAATCGTAAATGAACAATATAAATGagaattattaataaaacaaattcatgAGGCATTACGGAGATCAAAGGGTTATTAAAAGTTACAGAAATGTGTTTGATCCAGACATACAGCAGTGCAGTATGCATaccttttaaaaattgtattacaATCTAGTGTGGATCTCCAGTATTGTTTGCGATTATTCCTGGGTGTGGTTCTCTTACGCAGACTGCCATATCTTTTTTGCATGCTATCTTTCTGCCAAAGTCATTCTCGGAACGCTTGTCATGACATTCTTCCCCAGTAGCTGGCAACTGCTGCACCTAGTTTCAGTGTTAGACAGCATACATGCCCCAACTCATTGCACCTCTATTTCACACTTAATCCTGATTTCATAGTCACAGGTCTAGCTTAATCCTCTCTTGATATCTATCAACAAGAACATTCCAGaatgaatatatttaatttttgagtAAAACGGAAGAAGTGCCTTTTGTGGTATTCTGTTATGGAAAAAATATCAGAATGTGGCTAATAAATCTTTAAATTGCAATCTGTGTTTTATTCTAAAAGaatatggtttatttttttactactacaaaaacaaaaataattctacAAGAAATTAATCTAATCTTTGcttgaactactgtatgttgctgctgatgaacagaaaaacacttttatcgCTGATTCAATGAACACACATTGCATCTTCTTCCTCATGAATCATTCATATCTCCTGGATTTCCTTTCTTATAATCTCACAATCTTTGAAGCCATCCTGTTAACGTGACTGAGAGCAATGTGAATGTCACAAGGACATCAATTATGAAACTGCAACATTGTgctatgtcatttttttttgccactGATAAAGAGTTATCTACTGTAGATGGGTTAATGCAACTGGAAGTAatttgaaaacaagaaaacaaatgatgATTCTCTATTCATTTGTGCAAGTTCTGCTTAAATCCTGTATAGCATTTTCTTAACCAAACTGTGTTATCAGGCATGTACATGTTTGTATCTcgtaaaatcaataaaacaaacattccatccagggaagaaaaaaatatatgctGAATTGAATCATTGTTCTTCATTTATTCTACAGTTGAAACAACCATGACATTATTTATTCGGAATCGCTAAGTACACAAGTAATAGCTaggttttttctttaaattacatttttaaaatgaaacaatttcCCTTTTAAGTGTATCACCATGTGACTTAGTTTCGGCTACAGAAGCTTATTTGTTGCTCTACCTTCATACAATTTGCATTTGTGAGAAGTTTAATTTAAGTACTACTGTATGCAGTATACGTTTTGGGTTATTCCATGCATAGATTAGAACAGAAAACATACTTTCTGTTCAACTTTGGGATGTCAAATGACCATAAGTATTGGgacacatttacatttaaacaaATTTCAGAGTGTAAAAAATCCATATTTGGTTGCATATCCCTTTGAGGTAATAAATCTGGCATCCACAGAGCTCACCAACCAAACTGTTTATGTAAGAGTCCGAGATACCCTGCCAAGCCTTCGCTGCAGGTTTTGCCTACTGGATTGTTCCAACTTGTTATAAGTTGTATAATTATCTAAGTGAAGAAAAGCAAGCTGCAGTGTTTTAGACATGTGGTTAGACAAGAAGCCTCATTAGAAAGAGATATCATGTAAGGAATTGTCAGCAGAAAACTATAAAACAGCCTGGGTAGCAAACTTAACATTGTGGCAGAAGCTGTCACTAACTGCAGCCCATAAAGCAGCAAAGAAACAACTCACTGTGCCTCATCCGTGCTGCAGTTCATCATATTAATGATTTTATCTTGGTATCATCCCTCCATGAAACTTTGTTCACCAACTGTACTTGCTTAGCTTTTGCACCAAGCAGATTCTAATGTTGATTTTTTACTCTCATGTCATATTTGGTATGcccagtttttttctttcagcttcaTAATTGCTTGCAGCTCGTTAACAGTAAACTGGTCAGTTTGAGTTGCTTTTCAGTTACCAAAgtcaaagaaagacaaactggtaggATAGCCACAGCTCTTTTATGAGTGCCTAATTGCCCAACAacaaacacctgaagaagaggAGACACCTGTCAGCCAATTGTCTCAATACTTTTGTCCCTTCAAAGAGGAGTTGTGTTTATCAGTCaagttttttcattaaaaatgattattagagttcatagtTAAAATTCTAATTTAGACTTCACTGTCCCAATACTTTTGGGAGGCATTCTATGGTGatttcattaataaaaatgaaataataataatatgttatATCTGATTAGATTTAGGATTTTACAAAATCCCTATTCTAATTTTTGTATAGGTATTATACTATCATCATTAATCTGAGGTGCAGACATTTGGCAAATGTAATCTAGATGTAAATATGTAGGTGATGGTGTCTATCAAATTAGGGATTTCACTTTTTCTCTAAGACAATCTGTACTTTTTTATCGATTATCTCCATAAATCCTTCCACGGGCTTAAAAACATGGAACAGGCAATTAAATGCAGCAATAACACTGAATCAACAATGAGGTGTACAAGATtatgaagaaaatgtatttagaagACAAAATATACAGACCAGGTAAATTGTTACAACAGTATAAAAATAAGTTAATATAACTAACTTGCAGTCCAGCTGCTGTTTCAGTTTGAGTCTAAAAtattgtttactgtatgttcagaaaGTCATATATCCAATCATCAAATGTAATTGTTAATGTAAAAACATAGCAGCCTACAGTTACATATTCctgtgtttttaacatttacttGGGGATTCAATAAGTATGAGCTCTTGAGAATCAACCTCAATTGTGATTTTGTAAaattctaaagaaaataaaagatacaaaataaaaataaaaatataataaagaatatatatatatataattcagTACATTCACATTCTTGACTTATTTGCCTGAGGTTCAGGAAACACACTCTTTattcattttccatttaaattctGTTATTCAAAGAAACAGGAAGTTGTTGTTCCTGAAATGAATTTTTAAATGCTtcaaattacagtataatactaAAATGTAAGCCATGTCTTAGATAAAGAATTAAATCATTCATGTAAATGAACGAAATAAAACTcttattaaaattataatttcTGAAAAGTGTAGAGTTACCCTTTAAACACTGTTTACGGACTCTGTTTACGGGCTCTTTCTTAAGATCAATCCGtatttggaaaacaaatgttgtgtcagtaattatacagtatgtaaactgttcATTGTgatgggatgtacagtatgtagctatTTTTGGCCATGACTTATTACAAGTCAAGGAATGCTTGGAATCAAGTGATTACCTGTCTTTAGCGGTATGAATTGGGTTCCATGTGGACCAGCAGAAAAAGTACTAGAAAATGTAACTTGCTCATATACCATTCCACAAATTAACTTAATATGTTTGACTTTTCATACAGTTTCAGGCACTTTAGTGTAAACATATATTCTTTTTTTGGTTATAATTTTTTCTAGTTACTGTACTGCTCATGGAAGAATTacttaatttacaaaataactTGAAATTGAAAGtatatacataaatacataaattgttATTAAGTTTGTTTTACATGCATCTTTACCTAAAGCTTTTTATGACTGAAATTTTATAGTCATCCTCTATGGTCACCTATtacctttgttttaaaaacagctcATATCACACAGTGAACTTTCTCCTTGGACTCACAAGGgatcttttaaaaacatagaGTTCTGTGGTGATGTGGATACTGTTTtcagtacagtattttctgCAATCTGGCTATGCAAACTCCATAGCCATAGGCTATGGCTCCTTAGGCTTTCAAACTATGCAAGCCCCCGGTGTGGTTCATGATTTCAGGTATTTCCCTTTCCCTTGAGATATTGCCCACAGTTCTTTGTAGATTTCTGACTGTAAAAATCGTGGGTATGAATTATTCTCCATTAGGTTGTAGACTCTTTTCTGTGCAGCATTAAAGCAAGAGGTCATTGGCACCTGAAGATTCTGGATGATGGTATCTTTTGTATGAAAATCCAAATTGAtctgaaacaaataaataatagcAGATATAAGAAGTCAGAATAtttctaaagaattttattccatatataataaatacacttttaaagaaattatattTAAGTAAGAGAGTAGAGCATGTAGGAATTAAAGGTGTCAGTAATgtagtcatttttaaataatcaagtaataagtttattccatgctgaaaagagaagaaagaaaacacaacgtttcagccgtggagccttcttcaggtgtgagctccatggccgaaacaacattttcagcatggaataaacctattacttgttcctttaaagcctacgcatgctgatgcagctacccattcgaaacattttttaataatgtcatTAAATGCATACTGACCTCTTTTGGGGCCTCACTCTTGATGAATTTGTTATAAATTGTATTTGCCCTAGAGGCTCGCTTCGCTGGTGACTTGATCTTTCTAAAATCTTCACAGGCAAGCCAGAACTCGATATTCTCTTCACAGAACTCTGATTTCAGGAATATCCGGAATGCAGCCTGTCCATCTGCAATACATGAGagaaaataatacttttaaaaggaaggaaaaaataaacatcttatCGAACAAATACTATAATGTAGACAGAAAAACATTGTAAACGTACTTGCAAAACCAAGCAGTAACACAAAGCTTACACAAAGCCACTTTAATCATAAGCCCACTGCAGCATGTGTGTAGCATTGTTTCtctgtttcacttttttctgtTAATGCACATATATTAATTGAGAGACAAATGACAGAAACAAATTCCTGTGCCCTGTTGACTTAGGCCCCGCTCTGATGTCTAGCATATTCACTTCAAAATCCTTGACAtgataaagaaagaaaacaaaacttacaTTTATGTGACAGAAGTTTTTCAAGAGACTGACTCCATTGGTTTACTTCTTCAACTGTAGGTCTGTCATGAAAGAACATGATTTTTTAGAATGAAATTTCACTGAGTGTCATCAATAACACTCAGatgcaaaattaaaatcccACAGTAAGCCATATATAATTAACATGTATTCTTAAACATATCTTTCAAAAAGTTTAAAATCTGATTGTATATGTTACCTGTAGGCTTTACGTCTTGAGGAATGGGCTTCCTTAGAGGAGGATTTTTGCAAGAAGTAGCTTATCCTTGATCTCCAGTTATTTTGTCTGTTATTGGAAACAAAATGCCACATTATAGGTATCTGTATCTGTCCTTGTATACAGCTTCTCTTCTTATTATTACCTCTAGTTCCTAGTTGTAGTATATGATTATAGTTAAACACTACActgcattgtacagtatgtactgctaAAAATTATATAAGCATATTTATGCCATATTTTCCACTCTTGCACACTGTAGAAGAATCTATAAATCATAGTGAAAATGCAAATGTTATCATTATTTAGATACTTACTTGTTTCTCTTGTTTTCAACTGGGACCTCTGACATCTCTTCACCGCTAAAGCAAGCCATATCCATTTGTTCTGAGCTGTACAACAGGGGCAAAAATAATGTACTCTGCATCCTTTATTCACAAATACTTCCTACAGACCTCACTGTCTTTTTCAATCTGGTTTGTGTGGAGCTTTATGTCCTCTGTGTAGCGTTTCAGACATGGAGGCGGTGTTAGATTTACATGTACCTGCTCTGGAAAACCATTGGCTGCCTGGTGACAAATTGTTCTATGTGTTACTTGAGTAAGAAAAGTTCTCACTAGGGTACAGCTGTGACGTATAAAGTACACAAAGTACTGCCACAGGCAAAGCACAGGCGTAACTCTTGCTAAAGTACAGAAAATTAACACTTTGCTTTATCAGATGAGCATAGCTGTAATTCAGTTTCTTCATGCTTGCTATCTACACTGGTGAATTTGGCATTGGAGTCTGTCTATAGTTGGTTGTGGTAGAaacagaaacctttttttttttcccatggaaAACACAATGCTCACTTCTCTTGACAAGTTATGTGCTTCTCATGTTTTAAAAGGTCCTTtatgccttttcattttttcatttaaattttattttttattttttaagtttgaaTCTTTGTGGGGGACAATTTGCCCATGAAGTAAAGGTTTCATTTTAAGTCCGTTCTTCTGTTGTTCATTCATGGGGACgactaataaaaaaatcagagaTGAAACAACAGAGTTCAAAGTCCTACTTTGGTTCCTGCTGAAGTCCTATTACCTGATTTTTAAGCCCTcatatttttacttatttttcatttgtagcTTCATTTTCAATTGTTAATTATTG is drawn from Lepisosteus oculatus isolate fLepOcu1 chromosome 9, fLepOcu1.hap2, whole genome shotgun sequence and contains these coding sequences:
- the rgs2 gene encoding regulator of G-protein signaling 2, which produces MQSTLFLPLLYSSEQMDMACFSGEEMSEVPVENKRNKQNNWRSRISYFLQKSSSKEAHSSRRKAYRPTVEEVNQWSQSLEKLLSHKYGQAAFRIFLKSEFCEENIEFWLACEDFRKIKSPAKRASRANTIYNKFIKSEAPKEINLDFHTKDTIIQNLQVPMTSCFNAAQKRVYNLMENNSYPRFLQSEIYKELWAISQGKGKYLKS